A DNA window from Rhodococcus sp. Z13 contains the following coding sequences:
- a CDS encoding acyl-CoA dehydrogenase family protein, with protein MTEYLATGQLPDEYEQLRKTVADFARTVVAPVAAKHDAEHSFPYEVVQGMADMGLFGLPFPEEYGGMGGDYFALCLALEELGKVDQSVAITLEAGVSLGAMPIYRFGNEKQKQEWLPKLASGRNLAAFGLTEPGAGSDAGGTKTTARLENGEWIINGNKQFITNSGTDITSLVTVTAVTGVRENGKKEISTILVPTDTPGFTAEPAYNKVGWNASDTHPLTFADVRVPEENLLGERGRGYANFLRILDEGRIAIAALSTGAAQGCVDESVKYAKEREAFGSPIGSNQAIAFKIARMEARAHAARTAYYDAAAAMLAGKPFKKQAAIAKLVASEAAMDNARDATQIHGGYGFMNEYAVARHYRDSKILEIGEGTTEVQLMLIGRELGL; from the coding sequence ATGACGGAATACCTGGCCACGGGCCAACTTCCCGACGAGTACGAGCAGCTGCGCAAGACGGTCGCCGACTTCGCCCGCACGGTGGTCGCGCCGGTCGCGGCGAAGCACGACGCCGAGCACTCGTTCCCCTACGAGGTCGTGCAGGGCATGGCCGACATGGGTCTGTTCGGTCTGCCGTTCCCCGAGGAGTACGGCGGCATGGGCGGCGACTACTTCGCCCTGTGCCTCGCGCTCGAGGAACTCGGCAAGGTCGACCAGTCGGTCGCCATCACCCTCGAGGCCGGTGTCTCCCTCGGCGCCATGCCGATCTACCGGTTCGGCAACGAGAAGCAGAAGCAGGAATGGCTGCCGAAACTCGCGAGCGGCCGCAATCTCGCCGCCTTCGGCCTGACGGAACCCGGCGCGGGCAGCGACGCCGGCGGCACGAAGACCACCGCCAGGCTCGAGAACGGCGAGTGGATCATCAACGGCAACAAGCAGTTCATCACCAACTCGGGGACCGACATCACCTCGCTCGTGACGGTCACCGCGGTCACCGGTGTGCGCGAGAACGGCAAGAAGGAGATCTCCACCATCCTCGTGCCGACCGATACGCCCGGCTTCACCGCCGAACCCGCCTACAACAAGGTCGGCTGGAACGCCTCGGACACCCACCCGCTCACCTTCGCGGACGTGCGGGTGCCGGAGGAGAACCTCCTCGGCGAGCGCGGCCGCGGCTACGCCAACTTCCTGCGCATCCTCGACGAGGGCCGCATCGCGATCGCGGCGCTGTCGACCGGTGCCGCGCAGGGCTGCGTCGACGAATCGGTCAAATACGCCAAGGAGCGTGAGGCCTTCGGCAGCCCCATCGGCAGCAACCAGGCCATCGCCTTCAAGATCGCCCGCATGGAGGCCCGCGCGCACGCCGCCCGCACCGCCTACTACGACGCCGCCGCCGCGATGCTTGCCGGCAAGCCGTTCAAGAAGCAGGCCGCGATCGCCAAGCTCGTCGCCTCCGAGGCGGCGATGGACAACGCCCGCGACGCGACGCAGATCCACGGCGGCTACGGCTTCATGAACGAGTACGCGGTGGCGCGCCACTACCGCGACAGCAAGATCCTCGAGATCGGCGAGGGCACCACCGAGGTGCAGCTCATGCTCATCGGACGGGAGCTGGGACTGTGA
- a CDS encoding acetyl/propionyl/methylcrotonyl-CoA carboxylase subunit alpha produces the protein MSETNRIDTVLVANRGEIAVRVIRTLRAMGIRSVAVFSEADRNARHVREADTAVLLGPAAARESYLVIDKVIEAALATGAQAIHPGYGFLSENSAFAAACATAGIAFLGPSAHAIETMGDKITAKAAVSKFGVPVVPGISRPGLTDAELIAGAEEVGYPVLVKPSAGGGGKGMRLVEDSKDLPAALESARREAASAFGDDTLFLERFVQRPRHIEVQILADTHGNVVHLGERECSLQRRHQKVIEEAPSPLLDEATRARIGEAACNTARSVDYTGAGTVEFIVSADRPDEFFFMEMNTRLQVEHPVTEMVTGLDLVEWQVRIAAGEPLGFTQDDVTLTGHAIEARVYAEDPARGFLPTGGEIADVVEPTGPGVRVDSGIRPGTVVGSDYDPMLAKVIAHADDRAGALRRLDRALADTAVLGVVTNVDFVRFLLADEDVVAGALDTGLLDRRLGDYAAPGTPDATLVAAAALRWLENWPADTSDPWSVPDGWRVGTHRPVSFRLSSGDRTEHVHLTGTPRNGRVDVEGGQSHSITVDLDGSTLAVVLDGRRHNYRVAESDGAIWLADGRGSVAVREVQEASVRGDDAHAGDADITSPMPGAVIAVSVASGDTVTAGQTLVVVEAMKMEHSLTAPVDGVVELFAAPGEQVKVDQLLARVVPHADTEEAQS, from the coding sequence ATGAGTGAAACGAATCGGATCGACACGGTCCTGGTGGCGAACCGCGGCGAGATCGCGGTGCGCGTCATCCGCACCCTCCGCGCGATGGGCATCCGCTCGGTCGCGGTGTTCAGCGAGGCCGACCGGAACGCCCGGCACGTCCGCGAGGCCGACACCGCCGTCCTGCTCGGTCCCGCCGCCGCGCGCGAGAGCTATCTGGTCATCGACAAGGTGATCGAGGCCGCCCTCGCCACCGGCGCGCAGGCCATCCATCCCGGCTACGGATTCCTCTCGGAGAACTCCGCTTTCGCCGCCGCCTGCGCCACCGCCGGTATCGCCTTCCTGGGCCCGTCCGCCCACGCCATCGAGACGATGGGCGACAAGATCACCGCCAAGGCCGCGGTGTCGAAGTTCGGTGTCCCGGTGGTCCCAGGCATCTCCCGCCCGGGACTGACCGACGCCGAACTGATCGCCGGCGCAGAGGAGGTCGGCTATCCGGTGCTCGTCAAGCCGTCCGCCGGTGGCGGCGGCAAGGGCATGCGCCTGGTGGAGGACTCGAAGGATCTGCCCGCCGCACTCGAATCCGCCCGCCGCGAAGCCGCTTCGGCGTTCGGCGACGACACCCTCTTCCTCGAGCGGTTCGTCCAGCGCCCCCGGCACATCGAGGTGCAGATCCTCGCCGACACCCACGGCAACGTCGTGCATCTCGGCGAACGCGAGTGCAGCCTGCAGCGCCGCCACCAGAAGGTCATCGAGGAGGCGCCCTCGCCACTGCTCGACGAGGCCACCCGCGCCCGCATCGGCGAGGCGGCCTGCAACACCGCCCGCAGCGTCGACTACACCGGCGCCGGCACGGTCGAGTTCATCGTCTCCGCCGACAGGCCGGACGAGTTCTTCTTCATGGAGATGAACACCCGGCTGCAGGTCGAGCATCCGGTCACCGAGATGGTCACCGGCCTCGACCTCGTCGAGTGGCAGGTGCGCATCGCCGCGGGTGAGCCGCTCGGCTTCACCCAGGACGACGTCACCCTCACCGGCCACGCGATCGAGGCCCGCGTCTACGCCGAGGACCCGGCCCGCGGCTTCCTGCCCACCGGCGGCGAGATCGCCGACGTCGTCGAGCCCACCGGCCCCGGGGTGCGGGTGGATTCGGGAATCCGGCCCGGCACCGTGGTGGGCAGCGACTACGATCCGATGCTCGCCAAGGTCATCGCGCACGCCGACGACCGTGCCGGCGCCCTGCGTCGCCTCGACCGGGCGCTCGCCGACACCGCGGTGCTCGGTGTGGTCACCAACGTCGACTTCGTGCGGTTCCTGCTCGCCGACGAGGACGTCGTCGCCGGCGCCCTCGACACCGGCCTGCTCGACCGCCGTCTCGGCGACTACGCCGCCCCCGGCACTCCGGACGCCACCCTCGTCGCGGCCGCCGCGCTGCGCTGGCTGGAGAACTGGCCCGCCGACACTTCCGACCCCTGGTCGGTGCCGGACGGCTGGCGCGTCGGGACGCACCGTCCCGTCTCGTTCCGGCTCTCCTCGGGCGACCGCACCGAACACGTCCACCTCACCGGCACACCCCGGAACGGACGCGTGGACGTCGAAGGCGGACAGAGCCATTCGATCACGGTCGATCTCGACGGCTCCACCCTCGCCGTCGTGCTCGACGGCCGGCGGCACAACTACCGCGTCGCCGAATCCGACGGGGCGATCTGGCTGGCCGACGGCCGCGGCAGCGTCGCCGTCCGCGAGGTGCAGGAGGCCTCGGTGCGCGGCGACGACGCGCATGCCGGCGACGCCGACATCACCAGCCCCATGCCGGGCGCCGTCATCGCGGTGTCCGTCGCATCCGGGGACACCGTGACCGCCGGGCAGACGCTCGTCGTGGTCGAGGCCATGAAGATGGAACATTCGCTCACCGCACCCGTCGACGGCGTCGTCGAACTGTTCGCGGCGCCCGGTGAGCAGGTCAAGGTCGATCAACTTCTCGCGCGGGTCGTCCCGCACGCCGATACGGAAGAGGCACAGTCATGA
- a CDS encoding carboxyl transferase domain-containing protein, translated as MVSVTTTQATPTSRDQHEQLVGELRDKLAAAALGGSEKARERHVSRGKLLPRDRVDELLDTGSPFLELSPLAANGMYDDECPGAGIITGIGRVAGRECVIVANDATVKGGTYYPITVKKHLRAQEVALQNNLPCLYLVDSGGAFLPRQDEVFPDRDHFGRIFYNQATMSAKGIPQIAAVMGSCTAGGAYVPAMSDEAVIVRNQGTIFLGGPPLVKAATGEVVTAEELGGGDLHSKVSGVTDHLAEDDRDALRIVRDIVSTFGPRNPRPWDVEPTVEPDADPTGLYDVVPTDPRIPYDVHEVIDRVVDGGSFHEFKAEYGKTLVTGFARIHGHPVGIIANNGVLFGESAVKGAHFIELCDKRSIPLVFLQNISGFMVGRDYEAGGIAKHGAKMVTAVACARVPKLTVVIGGSYGAGNYSMCGRAYSPRFLWMWPNARISVMGGEQAASVLATVRSDQLDASGKPWTPEQEEEFKAPIRAQYEEQGNPYYSTARLWDDGIIDPADTRKVLGLALSVCANAPLEPVSYGVFRM; from the coding sequence ATGGTGTCCGTGACAACCACCCAAGCGACCCCGACGAGCCGCGACCAGCACGAACAGCTGGTCGGCGAGCTGCGCGACAAGCTCGCCGCGGCTGCGCTCGGCGGCAGCGAGAAGGCCCGTGAGCGGCACGTCTCCCGCGGCAAGCTCCTCCCGCGCGACCGCGTCGACGAACTCCTCGACACCGGCAGCCCGTTCCTCGAGCTCTCCCCGCTGGCCGCGAACGGCATGTACGACGACGAGTGCCCCGGCGCCGGCATCATCACCGGCATCGGCCGGGTGGCGGGCCGCGAGTGCGTCATCGTCGCCAACGACGCCACCGTCAAGGGCGGCACCTACTACCCGATCACGGTCAAGAAGCACCTGCGCGCGCAGGAGGTCGCCCTCCAGAACAACCTGCCGTGCCTGTACCTCGTCGACTCCGGCGGTGCCTTCCTCCCGCGCCAGGACGAGGTCTTCCCCGACCGCGACCACTTCGGCCGCATCTTCTACAACCAGGCCACCATGAGCGCCAAGGGGATCCCGCAGATCGCCGCGGTCATGGGCTCGTGCACCGCCGGCGGTGCCTACGTCCCCGCGATGAGCGACGAGGCCGTCATCGTCCGCAACCAGGGCACCATCTTCCTCGGCGGTCCGCCGCTGGTGAAGGCCGCGACCGGCGAGGTCGTCACCGCGGAGGAACTCGGCGGCGGCGACCTGCACTCGAAGGTCTCCGGCGTCACCGACCACCTCGCCGAGGACGATCGCGACGCCCTGCGGATCGTGCGCGACATCGTCTCCACCTTCGGGCCGCGCAACCCGCGCCCATGGGACGTCGAACCCACCGTCGAACCCGACGCCGACCCCACCGGGCTGTACGACGTGGTGCCCACCGATCCGCGCATCCCCTACGACGTGCACGAGGTCATCGACCGTGTGGTCGACGGGGGTTCGTTCCACGAGTTCAAGGCCGAGTACGGCAAGACCCTCGTCACCGGTTTCGCGCGCATCCACGGGCACCCCGTCGGCATCATCGCCAACAACGGTGTGCTCTTCGGTGAATCCGCCGTCAAGGGCGCGCATTTCATCGAACTGTGCGACAAGCGTTCGATCCCGCTGGTGTTCCTGCAGAACATCTCCGGGTTCATGGTCGGCCGCGACTACGAGGCCGGCGGCATCGCCAAGCACGGCGCGAAGATGGTCACCGCCGTCGCGTGCGCGCGGGTGCCGAAGCTGACCGTCGTCATCGGCGGCTCCTACGGCGCGGGCAACTACTCGATGTGCGGGCGCGCGTATTCGCCTCGCTTCCTGTGGATGTGGCCCAACGCCCGGATCTCCGTCATGGGCGGCGAGCAGGCCGCCTCGGTGCTCGCCACCGTCCGGTCGGATCAGCTCGACGCCTCGGGCAAGCCCTGGACCCCCGAGCAGGAGGAGGAGTTCAAGGCACCGATCCGCGCCCAGTACGAGGAGCAGGGCAATCCCTACTACTCCACCGCGCGGCTGTGGGACGACGGCATCATCGATCCCGCCGACACCCGAAAAGTTCTCGGCCTGGCCCTGTCGGTGTGTGCGAACGCGCCCCTCGAGCCGGTCTCCTACGGCGTCTTCCGGATGTGA
- a CDS encoding TetR/AcrR family transcriptional regulator, which translates to MTESAIDAPTTSGRPTRRSLAKAERRRDLLRAASQLIAERGFAGVRLEDLGAAVGISGPAVYRHFSNKDALLVELLVDISRRLLAGGQQVVETTPDPRDALEGLVDFHLDFALGEPDLIRVQDREFASLPEDARREVRRTQRLYVEIWVGVLCRLDPALPESDARTMAHATFGLINSTPHSADPRSPESTRAVLRRMALAALTTTASAAAPSPARTETA; encoded by the coding sequence ATGACCGAGTCCGCGATCGACGCCCCGACCACCTCGGGACGCCCGACCCGGCGCAGCCTCGCGAAGGCCGAACGCCGCCGCGACCTCCTGCGCGCCGCGTCGCAGCTGATCGCCGAACGCGGATTCGCCGGTGTCCGGCTCGAGGATCTCGGCGCCGCCGTGGGCATCAGCGGCCCCGCCGTCTACCGGCACTTCTCCAACAAGGACGCCCTGCTCGTCGAACTCCTCGTCGACATCAGCCGCCGCCTCCTGGCCGGCGGGCAGCAGGTCGTCGAGACCACCCCCGACCCCCGCGACGCCCTCGAGGGCCTGGTGGACTTCCACCTCGACTTCGCGCTCGGCGAGCCCGATCTCATCCGCGTGCAGGACCGCGAGTTCGCCTCGCTCCCCGAGGACGCCCGCCGGGAGGTCCGACGCACCCAGCGCCTCTACGTCGAGATCTGGGTGGGCGTCCTGTGCCGCCTCGACCCGGCACTGCCCGAGTCCGACGCCCGCACCATGGCCCACGCGACCTTCGGGCTCATCAACTCCACCCCGCACAGCGCCGACCCGCGCTCGCCCGAGAGCACCCGCGCGGTGCTGCGGCGCATGGCGCTGGCCGCCCTCACCACCACCGCCTCGGCCGCCGCGCCGAGTCCGGCCCGAACGGAGACCGCATGA